A DNA window from Malus domestica chromosome 12, GDT2T_hap1 contains the following coding sequences:
- the LOC103423160 gene encoding uncharacterized protein isoform X1 — MSTMRLKHLSSIANDVVQKCALKLDTPVDKLVEEFETIWKTDETAPVGAATISSNNNNNRNSYGRKFVEFCSAKVMQSCDMCKTIEEKIANGSFSRFTFDMMLAWEMPTSADEESFTECVAKEKEEKKLPQKCLSEQDDISLFYSDLMPLLVDNEKNVGEDAFVWMGSLVPLVTDVVNGRFTFETLTVPTGNRLHFPSYDKFLKEIDRCIKYLAKHAKPKGVELADDEFILHVEGTASTQRVVRHIGGTSWPGRLTLTNYALYFEASGVLTYEDALKIDLSKDMEQTVKPASTGPWGAPLFDKAIIYESPELSEEIVLEFPEVTSSTRRDLWLALSKEIMLMHRFVAKYEINCPIQAWEMHSRTILAITRLHAAREMLRISPPPPTRFLIFSLFDEIPKGDYVLEELAESLKKSNSGHPCSASSILRSMNLSESMIISGLDQEMEVGSSENATPTPSGQVENSSLLETAINQSREEEKDIAIAKATTKELKEEGISESATIFLELLRPLRNSVPWFEEVLMWERPSTTLTVVAATLVVTYQEWVGIALAALFIWLVAKMVRARLQRLDIKCNEIVVCTASDQSTIESIVSAQRGMQTVQEMMQIANVSILKLWSIYISKARKHANVAMVLLSATAIFFTVVPVKFVIMAAIVCCFSSTLASRLGTGKGENQSSRRLREWWDSIPVIPVRVVETRQSKAD; from the exons ATGTCCACAATGAGGTTGAAGCATCTCTCCTCCATTGCAAACGACGTTGTACAAAAATGCGCTTT GAAACTGGATACCCCGGTGGACAAATTGGTGGAGGAATTTGAAACTATATGGAAGACGGATGAAACGGCGCCGGTTGGTGCTGCTACTATCAGtagtaacaacaacaacaataggAATAGTTATGGGAGGAAATTCGTAGAATTTTGCAGTGCCAAGGTTATGCAGAGTTGTGACATGTGCAAAACCATTGAGGAAAAGATTGCCAATGGCTCTTTTAGCCGCTTCACCTTCGACATGATGCTAGCTTGGGAGATGCCTACCTCTGCTGACGAGGAATCTTTTACG GAGTGTGTGgcgaaggagaaagaagagaaaaaattgCCGCAAAAATGTCTTTCAGAACAAGATGACATCTCTCTGTTCTATTCAGATCTTATGCCGCTTCTT GTTGACAATGAGAAAAATGTTGGAGAAGATGCATTTGTTTGGATGGGGTCGCTGGTTCCACTAGTTACAGATGTTGTTAATGGGAGATTTACCTTTGAAACTTTAACGGTGCCTACGGGAAACCGGCTCCATTTTCCTTCCTATGACAAATTTTTAAAGGAAATTGATAG ATGTATAAAATATTTGGCAAAACATGCAAAACCGAAGGGTGTGGAGCTTGCAGACGACGAATTCATTTTACACGTCGAGGGAACTGCTAGCACACAGCGAGTAGTGCGCCACATTGGAGGAACAAGTTGGCCTG GTAGGCTTACGCTAACGAATTACGCACTCTATTTCGAGGCTTCTGGAGTATTAACATATGAAGATGCTCTTAAAATAGACCTTTCGAAGGATATGGAGCAAACGGTGAAACCAGCTTCAACAGGGCCATGGGGTGCTCCACTTTTTGACAAGGCTATAATTTACGAGTCTCCTGAATT ATCAGAGGAGATTGTCCTGGAGTTCCCCGAGGTAACAAGCTCTACAAGGCGTGACCTTTGGCTTGCGCTCTCAAAGgagattatgttgatgcatcgTTTCGTAGCAAAGTATGAAATAAATTGTCCGATACAAGCATGGGAGATGCATTCAAGGACAATCCTAGCAATAACAAGGCTCCATGCAGCAAGAGAGATGCTAAGAATATCACCCCCTCCACCAACAAGattcttaattttttctttgttcGATGAGATACCGAAGGGAGATTACGTACTGGAAGAGCTTGCAGAGAGTCTTAAGAAGAGCAATAGCGGGCATCCATGTAGTGCTAGTTCAATCCTAAGGAGCATGAACTTGTCAGAGTCGATGATCATCTCAGGTTTAGACCAAGAGATGGAAGTTGGCAGCAGCGAAAATGCAACCCCAACTCCAAGCGGTCAAGTCGAAAACAGTTCCTTATTAGAAACAGCAATTAATCAGTcaagagaggaagaaaaggaTATTGCTATTGCCAAAGCTACCACAAAGGAacttaaagaagagggaatcaGTGAAAGCGCTACTATCTTTTTG GAGCTACTAAGGCCCCTTAGGAATTCAGTGCCTTGGTTTGAAGAAGTACTCATGTGGGAAAGACCGTCAACTACTCTCACTGTGGTTGCTGCGACTTTAGTAGTCACCTACCA GGAATGGGTTGGCATAGCACTTGCCGCTTTATTCATTTGGCTGGTTGCGAAGATGGTTAGAGCCAGGCTGCAAAGACTTGATATAAAATGCAATGAGATAGTCGTATGCACCGCCTCGGACCAGAGTACAATAGAAAGCATAGTGTCTGCTCAACGTGGAATGCAAACTGTGCAGGAGATGATGCAGATAGCAAATGTTTCGATATTGAAGTTGTGGTCCATATATATTTCGAAGGCACGCAAG CATGCAAATGTGGCGATGGTGTTGTTGAGTGCGACAGCAATATTTTTTACGGTGGTTCCGGTGAAGTTCGTTATAATGGCAGCCATAGTTTGTTGCTTCTCATCGACATTGGCATCGAGACTAGGTACGGGTAAGGGGGAGAACCAAAGCAGCAGACGACTAAGAGAATGGTGGGATTCAATTCCAGTCATTCCTGTCCGTGTTGTCGAGACTCGACAGTCCAAGGCAGACTAG
- the LOC103423160 gene encoding uncharacterized protein isoform X2, whose product MEGNTCTQPYPYSLQSKECVAKEKEEKKLPQKCLSEQDDISLFYSDLMPLLVDNEKNVGEDAFVWMGSLVPLVTDVVNGRFTFETLTVPTGNRLHFPSYDKFLKEIDRCIKYLAKHAKPKGVELADDEFILHVEGTASTQRVVRHIGGTSWPGRLTLTNYALYFEASGVLTYEDALKIDLSKDMEQTVKPASTGPWGAPLFDKAIIYESPELSEEIVLEFPEVTSSTRRDLWLALSKEIMLMHRFVAKYEINCPIQAWEMHSRTILAITRLHAAREMLRISPPPPTRFLIFSLFDEIPKGDYVLEELAESLKKSNSGHPCSASSILRSMNLSESMIISGLDQEMEVGSSENATPTPSGQVENSSLLETAINQSREEEKDIAIAKATTKELKEEGISESATIFLELLRPLRNSVPWFEEVLMWERPSTTLTVVAATLVVTYQEWVGIALAALFIWLVAKMVRARLQRLDIKCNEIVVCTASDQSTIESIVSAQRGMQTVQEMMQIANVSILKLWSIYISKARKHANVAMVLLSATAIFFTVVPVKFVIMAAIVCCFSSTLASRLGTGKGENQSSRRLREWWDSIPVIPVRVVETRQSKAD is encoded by the exons atgGAAGGAAACACATGTACGCAGCCTTACCCTTACTCTTTGCAAAGCAAG GAGTGTGTGgcgaaggagaaagaagagaaaaaattgCCGCAAAAATGTCTTTCAGAACAAGATGACATCTCTCTGTTCTATTCAGATCTTATGCCGCTTCTT GTTGACAATGAGAAAAATGTTGGAGAAGATGCATTTGTTTGGATGGGGTCGCTGGTTCCACTAGTTACAGATGTTGTTAATGGGAGATTTACCTTTGAAACTTTAACGGTGCCTACGGGAAACCGGCTCCATTTTCCTTCCTATGACAAATTTTTAAAGGAAATTGATAG ATGTATAAAATATTTGGCAAAACATGCAAAACCGAAGGGTGTGGAGCTTGCAGACGACGAATTCATTTTACACGTCGAGGGAACTGCTAGCACACAGCGAGTAGTGCGCCACATTGGAGGAACAAGTTGGCCTG GTAGGCTTACGCTAACGAATTACGCACTCTATTTCGAGGCTTCTGGAGTATTAACATATGAAGATGCTCTTAAAATAGACCTTTCGAAGGATATGGAGCAAACGGTGAAACCAGCTTCAACAGGGCCATGGGGTGCTCCACTTTTTGACAAGGCTATAATTTACGAGTCTCCTGAATT ATCAGAGGAGATTGTCCTGGAGTTCCCCGAGGTAACAAGCTCTACAAGGCGTGACCTTTGGCTTGCGCTCTCAAAGgagattatgttgatgcatcgTTTCGTAGCAAAGTATGAAATAAATTGTCCGATACAAGCATGGGAGATGCATTCAAGGACAATCCTAGCAATAACAAGGCTCCATGCAGCAAGAGAGATGCTAAGAATATCACCCCCTCCACCAACAAGattcttaattttttctttgttcGATGAGATACCGAAGGGAGATTACGTACTGGAAGAGCTTGCAGAGAGTCTTAAGAAGAGCAATAGCGGGCATCCATGTAGTGCTAGTTCAATCCTAAGGAGCATGAACTTGTCAGAGTCGATGATCATCTCAGGTTTAGACCAAGAGATGGAAGTTGGCAGCAGCGAAAATGCAACCCCAACTCCAAGCGGTCAAGTCGAAAACAGTTCCTTATTAGAAACAGCAATTAATCAGTcaagagaggaagaaaaggaTATTGCTATTGCCAAAGCTACCACAAAGGAacttaaagaagagggaatcaGTGAAAGCGCTACTATCTTTTTG GAGCTACTAAGGCCCCTTAGGAATTCAGTGCCTTGGTTTGAAGAAGTACTCATGTGGGAAAGACCGTCAACTACTCTCACTGTGGTTGCTGCGACTTTAGTAGTCACCTACCA GGAATGGGTTGGCATAGCACTTGCCGCTTTATTCATTTGGCTGGTTGCGAAGATGGTTAGAGCCAGGCTGCAAAGACTTGATATAAAATGCAATGAGATAGTCGTATGCACCGCCTCGGACCAGAGTACAATAGAAAGCATAGTGTCTGCTCAACGTGGAATGCAAACTGTGCAGGAGATGATGCAGATAGCAAATGTTTCGATATTGAAGTTGTGGTCCATATATATTTCGAAGGCACGCAAG CATGCAAATGTGGCGATGGTGTTGTTGAGTGCGACAGCAATATTTTTTACGGTGGTTCCGGTGAAGTTCGTTATAATGGCAGCCATAGTTTGTTGCTTCTCATCGACATTGGCATCGAGACTAGGTACGGGTAAGGGGGAGAACCAAAGCAGCAGACGACTAAGAGAATGGTGGGATTCAATTCCAGTCATTCCTGTCCGTGTTGTCGAGACTCGACAGTCCAAGGCAGACTAG
- the LOC103449333 gene encoding co-chaperone protein p23-2, which produces MSGTSRHPEVLWAQRSDKVYLTVALPDAKDITVKCEPEGLFSFSAVGVQGEPFHFTLELYGPITPDGCKTRTGLRNILCSIQKEQRGWWKRLLKTEEKPAPYIKVDWNKWCDEDEEADLAPDDDDDDAYVGQDGGSSDDEGMLYLPDLEKARK; this is translated from the exons ATGAG TGGGACCAGTCGGCACCCGGAGGTTCTGTGGGCGCAGCGCTCCGACAAGGTGTACCTGACGGTGGCGCTACCGGACGCCAAAGATATCACCGTCAAGTGCGAGCCTGAGGGATTATTCAGCTTCTCCGCCGTGGGAGTCCAAGGCGAGCCCTTTCACTTCACTCTCGAGCTGTACGGTCCAATAACCCCTGACGGCTGCAAAACGAGAACTGGGTTGCGGAACATTCTCTGCTCGATCCAGAAGGAGCAGAGAGGTTGGTGGAAGCGGTTGCTGAAGACGGAAGAGAAGCCGGCGCCCTACATTAAAGTTGATTGGAACAAATGGTGCGATGAGGACGAGGAAG CTGATTTGGCCcccgatgatgatgatgatgatgcg TATGTTGGTCAAGATGGTGGAAGCAGTGACGACGAAGGAATGCTCT ATCTTCCGGACCTGGAGAAGGCGAGAAAGTAG
- the LOC103449332 gene encoding protein XAP5 CIRCADIAN TIMEKEEPER yields MSGMGDGYVGTAQDAVRIRRLEKQREAERQKIHELKSKSANDTGQPGLLQFGSSTSEILETAFKKETIGLVTREQYVEKKENIKIKFEEEEKEKLQKLQQEEELLQLQKRKKRKVKGGSRLSFADDIEDGIEEEDGEHKSTEATRLRCSRLGKDPTVETSFLPDSEREAEEQAERERLRKQWQTEQDKIRKEALQITYSYWDGTGHRRVLKVTKGDKIGDFLKAVQQQLAPEFREVRTTSVENLLYVKEDLIIPHQHSFYELIVNKARGKSGPLFHFDVHEDVRTIADATIEKDESHAGKVVERHWYEKNKHIFPASRWEIYDPTKKWERYTIHGD; encoded by the exons ATGTCGGGCATGGGAGACGGATATGTGGGCACGGCCCAAGATGCCGTGAGGATCCGAAGGCTTGAGAAGCAAAGAGAAGCCGAGCGCCAGAAAATTCATGAGCTCAAAAGCAAGTCAGCCAACGATACAGGCCAGCCGGGTCTCCTCCAATTCGGGTCAAGTACCTCTGAG ATTCTTGAGACAGCATTTAAGAAGGAAACCATTGGTTTGGTAACAAGGGAGCAGTATGTGGAGAAG AAAGAAAATATTAAGATCAAAtttgaggaggaagaaaaggagaaactTCAGAAGCTACAACAAGA GGAGGAgcttcttcaattacaaaagCGAAAGAAGAGGAAGGTAAAGGGGGGTTCTCGATTGTCCTTCGCAGATGACATTgaggatggaattgaagaggaaGATGGTGAACATA AAAGCACAGAGGCTACAAGATTACGGTGCAGTAGACTTGGGAAAGATCCTACAGTGGAGACCAGCTTTCTGCCAGATAG TGAGCGGGAGGCAGAGGAACAAGCTGAGCGTGAAAGGTTGCGGAAGCAGTGGCAGACTGAGCAGGACAAAATACGAA AGGAGGCACTTCAAATTACTTACAGCTATTGGGATGGAACTGGGCATAGGAGAGTGCTCAAG GTAACGAAAGGTGATAAAATAGGAGATTTCCTTAAGGCTGTTCAACAGCAACTTGCACCTGAGTTTCGAGAGGTGCGAACCACCTCAGTGGAGAATTTGCTATATGTAAAAGAAGATCTTATCATTCCACAT CAGCATAGTTTCTATGAGCTAATTGTAAACAAGGCTAGGGGAAAAAGTGGACCG CTTTTTCATTTTGATGTGCATGAGGATGTGCGAACAATTGCTGATGCTACAATAGAGAAGGATGAG TCTCATGCTGGGAAGGTTGTTGAGAGGCATTGGTATGAGAAGAACAAGCATATTTTCCCTGCTTCCAGATGGGAG ATATATGATCCAACGAAGAAATGGGAGCGTTATACCATCCACGGGGACTGA
- the LOC139190093 gene encoding uncharacterized protein codes for MEIIALEIYGDSKLKINQLLTEYEVRKEDLVPYFRLATQLLQRFEAVTLEHVPRKENQMADALANLASSITLGEDEATNVPVCQRWVIPPVTEMVLSDTNVISILPVNVEEWRPPLINYLEHEILPDDPKHRSEARKKPIKPWKKHTQEYVERISPDRSFISSSKEWVTTSQAW; via the exons atggaaatcatagcccttgagatatatggcgactccaagctcaaaatcaatcaactcttgactgaatatgaggttaGGAAAGAGGAtctcgtcccatacttccggctggcaacGCAATTGCTACAAAGATTtgaggccgtaacactagaacacgtgccaagaaaagagaatcaaatggcagacgctctcgccaacctagcctcgagcatAACGTTAGGAGAAGATGAAGCCACaaacgtgccagtctgccaaagatgggtaatcccgcCTGTCACTGAAATGGTACTAAGTGATACAAATGTTATTTCCATACTTCCGGTCAacgttgaagaatggagaccgccgctgatcaactacttggagcatgAAATACTCCCAGATGATCCAAAACACCGTTCTGAA gcgaggaagaagccaatcaagccatggaagaagcacactcaggaataTGTGGAGCGCATCAGTCCGGACcgaagcttcatttccagctcaaaagaatgggttactactagCCAAGCATGGTAA
- the LOC103449331 gene encoding argininosuccinate lyase, chloroplastic, protein MNMESLAVFNNSFSLSSPSHDHFIPKNLRPFRMASLQSHRQMPKLEVRCAALAQSTDPKSKEAKLWGGRFEESVTDAVERFTESISFDKALYKHDIMGSKAHASMLAKQGLITVNDRDSIHEGLSEIERRIESGEFEWRTDREDVHMNIEAALTDLIGEPAKKLHTARSRNDQVLTDFRLWIRDAIDAIGVKIKYLQVSLVKLAMKNEGVIVPGYTHLQRAQPVLLQHLLLAFVEQLERDAGRLLDCRVRLNFCPLGACALAGTGLPIDRFMTSDALEFTAPMRNSIDAVSDRDFVMEFLSANAITAIHLSRLGEEWVLWASEEFGFITPSDKVSTGSSIMPQKKNPDPMELVRGKSARVVGDLVTLLTLCKGLPLAYNRDLQEDKEPVFDSVKTILGMLEVSAEFAQNITFNRERIQKSLPAGHLDATTLADYLVKKGIPFRTSHDIVGRAVAVCVSKSCELQALSVDELKSIDPVFEKDVYEFLGVENAVKKFSSYGSTGSACVASQLDHWVTKLEINKGV, encoded by the exons ATGAACATGGAGTCCTTAGCTGTATTCAACAACTCATTCTCACTCAGCTCTCCCTCACATGACCACTTCATCCCAAAAAACCTTCGACCCTTTCGTATGGCGTCTTTGCAATCTCACAGACAAATGCCCAAGCTGGAGGTCCGATGTGCCGCCCTGGCCCAATCCACTGACCCCAAGTCCAAGGAGGCCAAGCTCTGGGGTGGTCGCTTTGAGGAGAGTGTGACTGACGCTGTCGAGCGATTTACTGAGTCCATCTCGTTCGACAAAGCCCTCTACAAGCATGATATCATGGGCAGCAAGGCTCACGCTTCCATGCTAGCCAAACAG GGATTGATTACTGTTAATGACCGGGATAGCATCCACGAGGGGCTGAGCGAGATAGAAAGGCGAATTGAGAGTGGTGAGTTTGAATGGAGGACCGACAGAGAAGATGTGCACATGAACATTGAGGCAGCGCTGACTGATTTGATCGGCGAACCGGCTAAGAAGCTCCACACGGCTCGGAGCCGAAACGATCAGGTTTTGACAGATTTCCGATTGTGGATCCGAGACGCGATTGATGCAATTGGTGTGAAGATTAAGTATCTTCAAGTTTCGCTCGTCAAATTGGCAATGAAGAACGAGGGTGTGATTGTTCCTGGTTACACGCATCTGCAAAGGGCTCAACCTGTTCTGCTTCAGCATTTGCTCTTGGCATTTGTTGAGCAG CTTGAACGTGATGCTGGCCGTTTACTGGATTGCAGAGTGAGGTTGAATTTCTGCCCTTTAGGCGCTTGTGCATTGGCCGGCACAGGACTTCCAATTGATCGGTTTATGACCTCTGATGCTTTAGAATTCACTGCTCCTATGAGGAACAG TATTGATGCAGTGTCAGACCGAGATTTTGTCATGGAGTTTCTTTCTGCTAACGCCATCACAGCAATTCATCTCTCCCGGCTTGGTGAAGAATGGGTACTGTGGGCTTCAGAGGAGTTTGGATTTATCACGCCAAGTGACAAGGTTTCAACAGGAAGTAGTATCATGCCTCAGAAGAAAAATCCAGATCCAATGGAACTTGTTCGTGGAAAGTCCGCTAGAGTAGTAGGAGACCTGGTTACCCTTCTCACATTGTGCAAGGGACTTCCCCTTGCTTACAATCGTGATTTACAG GAAGATAAGGAGCCTGTCTTCGACAGCGTGAAGACAATATTGGGGATGCTTGAAGTGTCTGCAGAGTTTGCACAGAACATTACCTTTAACAGGGAGAGAATACAAAAGAGTTTACCTGCTGGTCACCTTGATGCCACAACGCTTGCCGATTATCTCGTGAAAAAG GGAATACCTTTCAGAACCTCTCATGACATAGTTGGAAGGGCAGTTGCCGTGTGCGTCTCAAAAAGTTGCGAACTGCAGGCATTGAGTGTCGATGAGCTCAAAAGTATCGATCCAGTGTTTGAAAAAGATGTATACGAATTTCTCGGAGTAGAGAATGCAGTGAAGAAATTCTCCTCGTATGGTTCCACAGGGTCAGCATGCGTCGCCAGTCAGCTCGATCATTGGGTTACAAAACTTGAAATCAACAAAGGGGTCTGA